A single window of Dendropsophus ebraccatus isolate aDenEbr1 chromosome 5, aDenEbr1.pat, whole genome shotgun sequence DNA harbors:
- the HMGB1 gene encoding high mobility group protein B1: MGKGDPKKPRGKMSSYAYFVQTCREEHKKKHPDASVNFAEFSKKCSERWKTMSAKEKGKFEDMAKADKVRYESEMKTYIPPKGETKKKFKDPNAPKRPPSAFFLFCSEFRPKIKGEHPGLTIGDVAKKLGEMWNNTASEDKVPYEKKAAKLKEKYKKDMASYRSKGKPEPAKKAPAKPEKSKKADDDDEDDEDEEEEEEEEEEEEEEDDE, translated from the exons atggggaaaggtgaTCCCAAGAAGCCCAGAGGCAAAATGTCCTCCTATGCTTACTTTGTGCAGACGTGCAGAGAAGAGCACAAGAAGAAGCATCCTGATGCGTCTGTAAACTTTGCAGAATTCTCCAAGAAGTGCTCAGAAAGGTGGAAG ACCATGTCTGCTAAAGAGAAAGGAAAATTCGAAGATATGGCGAAAGCAGACAAGGTCCGTTATGAAAGTGAAATGAAAACTTATATACCACCCAAAGGAGAAACAAAAAAGAAGTTTAAGGACCCAAATGCACCAAAGAGACCACC ttcGGCTTTCTTCTTGTTCTGCTCCGAGTTCCGTCCTAAAATCAAAGGAGAGCACCCAGGTCTGACCATTGGAGATGTCGCAAAGAAACTAGGAGAGATGTGGAATAACACTGCATCAGAAGACAAGGTGCCTTATGAAAAGAAAGCTGCCAAACTGAAGGAGAAGTATAAGAAG gataTGGCATCATATAGGTCTAAAGGCAAACCAGAACCAGCCAAAAAGGCTCCTGCTAAGCCTGAAAAAAGCAAGAAAGCAGATGACGATGATGAAGATGacgaggatgaagaagaggaggaggaagaggaagaagaagaagaggaggaagatgatgaaTGA